One window of Pectobacterium carotovorum genomic DNA carries:
- a CDS encoding sugar-binding transcriptional regulator, producing the protein MEKQSGSQESELLTEIAVAYYQDEITQEEIAKKFGISRIKVGRLLKRAKEEGIVEITVRYHPVFSTRLEQQMLERFSIKRALIALDHQDEEEQRRQVAALVSNYLALSLKDDTVVAVGQGRNVAAVADHVSNVTERNCRFICGIGGTHRPGDAINADHISRRLAKKFGGSSETLYSPAYVENRALKEAFMQNGTIKETLDRARKADIALVGIGDMNENSYMVKLGWFTPHEIIDASLNQGVIGDIAGYDFFNAQGQHVDTVMNERVIGVSIEELHKIPCVIAIASENTKALAILGALRTGAIDIIATSAGNIRTILNMTQ; encoded by the coding sequence ATGGAAAAACAATCAGGATCTCAGGAAAGCGAACTTCTGACTGAAATCGCCGTCGCTTATTATCAGGACGAAATTACTCAGGAAGAGATCGCCAAGAAATTTGGTATTTCGCGCATCAAGGTCGGACGTTTACTGAAGCGGGCGAAGGAAGAGGGCATTGTTGAAATTACTGTGCGCTATCACCCGGTATTCAGCACGCGTCTCGAACAGCAGATGCTGGAGCGCTTTTCGATCAAGCGTGCCCTGATTGCGTTAGATCATCAAGATGAAGAGGAACAGCGGCGGCAGGTTGCGGCGCTGGTTTCTAACTATCTGGCACTGTCGTTGAAGGACGATACGGTGGTGGCGGTGGGGCAAGGGCGTAATGTGGCGGCGGTCGCAGATCATGTGAGCAATGTGACGGAACGCAATTGCCGCTTTATCTGCGGTATCGGCGGAACACACCGCCCCGGCGATGCGATTAACGCTGACCATATCAGCCGCCGTCTGGCAAAGAAATTCGGCGGCAGCAGTGAAACGCTGTACTCACCTGCTTATGTCGAAAACCGGGCGCTGAAAGAAGCATTCATGCAAAACGGTACCATTAAGGAAACGCTGGATCGGGCGCGCAAGGCCGATATCGCGCTGGTGGGCATCGGGGATATGAATGAGAACAGCTACATGGTTAAACTCGGCTGGTTCACCCCGCATGAAATTATTGATGCCAGCCTGAATCAGGGCGTGATTGGCGATATCGCCGGGTATGACTTCTTTAACGCTCAGGGCCAGCACGTCGATACGGTGATGAATGAACGGGTCATCGGCGTGAGTATTGAAGAGTTACATAAAATCCCCTGTGTGATTGCTATTGCTTCTGAAAACACCAAAGCGTTAGCCATTCTCGGTGCACTGCGCACGGGTGCCATCGATATTATCGCCACCAGTGCGGGCAATATTCGTACTATTCTGAATATGACGCAGTAA
- a CDS encoding YaiI/YqxD family protein has protein sequence MQIWVDADACPNVIKEVLFRAADRTQTQVTLVANQTIKVPPSRFIRTLRVSAGFDVADNEIVQRVEVGDLVITADIPLASEVIENGGIALNPRGERYTPDTIRERLNMRDFMDTMRASGIQTGGPSALNQRDRQQFANELDKWLQQSKKP, from the coding sequence ATGCAGATTTGGGTCGATGCCGACGCCTGTCCTAACGTCATCAAAGAAGTGCTATTTCGCGCGGCAGATCGCACGCAAACACAGGTCACACTGGTTGCCAACCAGACCATAAAAGTACCGCCGTCGCGCTTTATTCGTACGCTACGCGTCTCGGCGGGTTTTGACGTCGCCGACAACGAGATTGTGCAACGCGTTGAAGTCGGCGATCTGGTGATCACTGCGGATATTCCGCTGGCATCGGAAGTGATAGAAAACGGCGGCATCGCGTTGAATCCGCGTGGAGAGCGCTATACACCGGATACCATTCGGGAACGGCTGAACATGCGGGATTTTATGGATACCATGCGCGCCAGCGGGATACAAACCGGTGGCCCGAGCGCATTAAACCAGCGGGACCGTCAGCAGTTCGCTAATGAACTGGACAAGTGGTTGCAGCAGTCGAAAAAGCCGTAA
- the maeB gene encoding NADP-dependent oxaloacetate-decarboxylating malate dehydrogenase yields MDEQLKQSALDFHQYPIPGKIQVSPTKPLATQRDLALAYSPGVAAPCLEIAADPLAAYKYTARGNLVAVISNGTAVLGLGNIGALAGKPVMEGKGVLFKKFSGIDVFDIEVDELDPDKLIDVIAALEPTFGGINLEDIKAPECFYIEKKLRERMKIPVFHDDQHGTAIICTAAVLNGLRVVEKNISDVRLVVSGAGAASIACLNLLVALGLQKHNIVVCDSRGVIFHGRDENMEETKAAYAIEDNGARKLADVIPDADIFLGCSGPGVLTPEMVKTMAPRPLIMALANPEPEILPPLAKEVRPDAIICTGRSDYPNQVNNVLCFPFIFRGALDVGATTINEEMKLACVHAIADLALAEQSEVVASAYGDQELSFGPDYLIPKPFDPRLIIKIAPAVAKAAMDSGVATRPIEDFDAYIEKLTQFVYKTNLFMKPIFAQARQQPKRVVFAEGEDARVLHATQELVTLGLAFPILIGRPSVIEMRLQKLGLQLTIGKDFEVVNNESDPRFKEYWSEYFELMKRRGVSQEKAQRAVIGNPTLIGSIMVHRGEADALICGTIGTYEEHFDVVEKVFGYREGVQAAGAMNALMLPSGNTFIADTYVNADPTPEQLAEITLMAAESVRRFGIEPKVALLSHSSFGTSDSPTAQKMRATLALVNKLAPELEIDGEMHGDAALVEAIRREQMPDSPLKGSANILIMPNMESARISYNLLRVSSSEGVTVGPVLMGISKPVHILTPIASVRRIVNMVALAVVEAQTQPL; encoded by the coding sequence ATGGATGAACAGCTAAAGCAAAGCGCCCTTGATTTCCACCAGTATCCGATTCCCGGAAAAATTCAGGTTTCCCCGACGAAACCACTGGCGACACAGCGCGATCTGGCGCTGGCCTATTCCCCTGGTGTCGCGGCTCCCTGCCTGGAAATTGCGGCAGATCCGCTGGCCGCCTACAAATACACCGCGCGCGGCAATCTGGTTGCCGTTATCTCTAACGGGACGGCCGTTCTGGGCCTCGGTAATATCGGCGCACTGGCCGGTAAACCGGTGATGGAAGGTAAAGGCGTCCTGTTTAAAAAATTCTCCGGCATTGATGTTTTCGATATCGAAGTCGACGAGCTGGATCCAGACAAACTGATCGACGTGATCGCCGCGCTGGAGCCGACGTTCGGCGGTATCAATCTGGAAGACATCAAGGCGCCTGAGTGCTTCTACATCGAGAAGAAACTGCGTGAACGCATGAAGATTCCGGTCTTCCACGACGATCAGCACGGCACCGCGATCATCTGTACCGCCGCCGTTTTGAACGGCCTGCGTGTAGTAGAAAAAAATATCTCCGATGTGCGTCTGGTCGTGTCTGGTGCGGGCGCGGCGTCTATCGCCTGTCTTAACCTGCTGGTGGCGCTGGGTCTTCAGAAGCACAACATTGTGGTGTGTGATTCACGCGGCGTGATTTTCCACGGCCGTGACGAAAATATGGAAGAAACCAAGGCCGCTTACGCCATTGAGGATAACGGTGCTCGCAAGCTGGCTGACGTGATCCCTGATGCGGATATTTTCCTTGGTTGCTCTGGCCCCGGCGTACTGACGCCGGAGATGGTGAAAACCATGGCACCGCGTCCACTTATCATGGCGTTGGCTAACCCGGAACCAGAAATTCTGCCACCGCTGGCGAAAGAAGTGCGCCCGGATGCCATTATCTGTACCGGCCGTTCGGATTACCCGAATCAGGTGAACAACGTGCTGTGCTTCCCGTTCATCTTCCGTGGCGCGTTGGATGTCGGCGCGACTACGATTAACGAAGAGATGAAGCTGGCCTGCGTGCATGCGATTGCCGATCTGGCGCTGGCAGAGCAGAGTGAAGTGGTTGCCTCTGCCTACGGCGATCAGGAGTTGTCGTTTGGCCCGGATTATCTGATTCCAAAACCATTCGATCCGCGTCTGATTATCAAGATCGCACCGGCGGTGGCGAAGGCGGCAATGGATTCCGGCGTGGCGACGCGTCCGATCGAGGATTTCGATGCCTATATCGAAAAACTGACCCAGTTCGTCTACAAAACCAACCTGTTCATGAAGCCGATCTTCGCACAGGCGCGTCAGCAGCCTAAACGTGTCGTCTTCGCGGAAGGTGAAGATGCGCGCGTGCTGCACGCCACGCAAGAACTGGTGACGCTGGGTCTGGCGTTCCCGATTCTGATTGGTCGTCCGAGCGTCATCGAAATGCGTCTGCAAAAGCTGGGGCTGCAACTGACCATCGGTAAAGATTTCGAAGTGGTCAATAACGAATCCGATCCGCGCTTCAAAGAATACTGGAGTGAGTATTTCGAACTGATGAAGCGTCGCGGCGTGTCGCAGGAGAAAGCGCAGCGTGCGGTGATCGGCAACCCAACGCTGATTGGCTCGATCATGGTTCACCGTGGCGAAGCGGATGCGTTGATTTGCGGCACGATTGGCACCTATGAAGAGCATTTCGACGTGGTTGAGAAAGTGTTCGGCTACCGCGAAGGCGTGCAGGCTGCGGGGGCGATGAACGCGCTGATGCTGCCGAGCGGCAACACCTTTATCGCCGACACCTATGTCAACGCGGATCCAACGCCGGAACAGCTGGCGGAAATCACTCTGATGGCGGCAGAAAGCGTACGCCGTTTCGGTATCGAGCCGAAAGTCGCGCTACTGTCGCACTCCAGCTTCGGCACCTCGGATTCTCCGACGGCGCAGAAGATGCGTGCTACGCTGGCGCTGGTCAACAAGCTGGCACCGGAACTTGAGATCGACGGCGAGATGCACGGCGACGCCGCACTGGTGGAAGCCATCCGCCGCGAGCAAATGCCGGACAGCCCGCTGAAAGGCTCGGCTAACATTCTGATCATGCCGAACATGGAATCTGCGCGTATCAGCTATAACCTGCTACGCGTTTCCTCTTCAGAAGGCGTGACGGTAGGGCCGGTACTGATGGGTATTTCAAAACCGGTACACATCCTGACGCCGATTGCCTCCGTACGCCGGATCGTGAACATGGTCGCACTGGCGGTGGTAGAAGCACAAACTCAGCCGCTGTAA
- a CDS encoding efflux RND transporter permease subunit: MNFNISTWAIRNPTPAILLFMLLTFSGLVSFHSMKVQDLPDLELPTVTVAISLPGASPSQLETDVVRKIESSLATIQGVKHIYSSLTDGEALISVEFRLERSTQAALDDVRDAVSRIRADLPSDLRDPVIKKREISETPILTYALGSSRLDNEALSWFVDNDVSKTLQAVKGVGAVSRVGGVNREIRVDLDFTKLLAFNTTAADISRQLQLVQQEAAGGRAHFGGMEQSVRTIATVQSAEEFATMEITLSDGRRIRLDQIATVSDTVAEQRSAAFFNGESVVGFEITRAIGYGEIDVAAGVRSALQQLQEQRPDITITEVFNLVDPVAENYAGSIQILYEGALLAVLVVFLFLRNWRATLIAAVALPLSIIPTFAVIHMMGFSLNMVTLLSLSLVIGVLVDDAIVEIENIERHLLMGKTPYQAAMEAADEIGLAVVATTFTLVAVFLPTAFMSGVIGKFFVQFGWTAAIAVLFSLLVARMLTPMMAAYLLRAPKQQIKSEPRWITHYLRLVSWCLKHKGKTITTSALFFGGGILLAAGLPGTFMPANDDRQTQVTLTLQPGSKLHDTVLLAEQAREIVQKNQHVEKVYTAIGASRSGDSEESGGVGTSVRSAVLTLSLTHRDARSGLHKQQIEQQLREALHSLPGARIKVGMGGSSENYVLVLAGEDSRILEQHALQVERELRTILGIGAVTSTASLVRPELIIKPDFSRAADLGVTSSAIADTLRVATVGDYDQDLPKLNLSERQVPIVVRLNDIAREDFETFKRLPVPGARGPVALENVATLEIGSGPAEIARFDRMRNINFEVELNNLPLGVVEQAVTELPSLQTLPPGISQTALGDAEMMDELATGFAVAMLTGVIFIYMVLVLLLKDFFQPITILTALVLSVPGAFLALYLTSSDLSLPAMIGLIMLMGIATKNSILLVDYITIARSDLHQNRWDAVIDACRKRVRPIVMTTIAMGAGMVPIALGMGGDPSFRAPMAIVVIGGLITSTFLSLLVIPVAYSYVDDVVQWLKPHLHRMPLFNR, translated from the coding sequence ATGAATTTCAATATATCTACCTGGGCAATACGCAACCCCACGCCGGCAATCTTACTGTTTATGTTGCTAACATTTTCTGGACTGGTGAGTTTTCACTCAATGAAAGTTCAGGATTTACCCGACCTGGAATTACCCACCGTTACCGTGGCCATTTCATTGCCCGGAGCTTCACCTTCACAACTTGAAACTGATGTTGTTCGCAAAATAGAAAGTTCGCTGGCAACAATACAAGGGGTTAAACATATATACAGCAGCCTGACCGACGGTGAAGCTTTAATCTCGGTAGAGTTCCGACTGGAAAGATCGACACAGGCGGCGCTCGACGATGTGCGTGATGCGGTATCGCGTATTCGTGCCGACTTGCCATCAGATTTACGCGACCCTGTGATTAAAAAAAGGGAGATATCCGAGACCCCAATTCTGACCTATGCCCTTGGGTCATCACGCTTGGATAACGAAGCTTTGTCCTGGTTTGTTGATAATGATGTCAGTAAAACGTTGCAGGCCGTTAAAGGTGTCGGTGCAGTCAGCAGAGTGGGAGGCGTTAACCGTGAAATTCGGGTCGATCTGGATTTTACCAAGCTACTGGCTTTTAATACTACAGCGGCTGATATTTCACGTCAGCTACAGCTCGTTCAGCAAGAAGCCGCTGGCGGACGTGCTCACTTTGGCGGAATGGAACAATCAGTACGGACGATAGCAACCGTCCAATCGGCTGAAGAGTTTGCCACGATGGAAATTACGCTGAGTGATGGACGGCGTATCCGCCTCGATCAGATAGCGACGGTATCTGATACTGTCGCGGAACAGCGTTCTGCGGCATTCTTCAATGGAGAATCGGTCGTCGGGTTTGAGATAACACGAGCAATAGGATATGGCGAAATAGATGTTGCAGCAGGTGTTCGTTCAGCTCTGCAACAGTTGCAAGAACAGAGACCAGACATCACCATCACTGAAGTATTCAATCTGGTTGACCCAGTGGCTGAGAATTATGCGGGGTCAATTCAGATACTCTATGAAGGCGCGTTGCTGGCAGTATTGGTTGTGTTTTTGTTTCTGCGAAACTGGCGAGCAACACTCATTGCCGCAGTAGCATTGCCATTATCAATAATACCCACATTTGCCGTAATCCATATGATGGGGTTCTCCCTAAACATGGTCACCCTGTTATCCCTGTCTCTGGTGATTGGTGTTTTGGTTGATGACGCGATTGTTGAAATAGAAAACATAGAGCGACATCTATTGATGGGTAAAACACCCTATCAGGCTGCAATGGAGGCGGCAGATGAGATCGGTCTGGCGGTGGTGGCAACCACTTTTACTCTGGTTGCGGTATTCCTGCCCACTGCATTTATGAGCGGAGTCATAGGTAAATTTTTCGTTCAGTTTGGCTGGACAGCGGCAATAGCGGTACTTTTTTCATTGCTTGTTGCTCGTATGCTAACCCCGATGATGGCTGCCTACCTGCTGCGAGCACCGAAGCAGCAAATTAAGTCGGAACCTCGCTGGATAACCCATTATCTTCGTCTGGTCAGTTGGTGTTTAAAGCATAAAGGCAAAACAATCACCACCTCAGCCTTATTCTTTGGGGGCGGTATTCTGCTGGCTGCGGGACTGCCTGGCACATTTATGCCAGCGAACGACGATCGGCAAACACAAGTTACCCTCACGCTTCAGCCCGGTAGTAAGCTGCATGATACAGTCTTGCTCGCAGAGCAGGCTCGTGAAATTGTGCAAAAAAATCAGCATGTTGAAAAAGTCTATACTGCTATTGGCGCCAGTCGTTCAGGGGATTCAGAAGAGTCTGGAGGGGTAGGCACAAGTGTCCGCTCGGCGGTACTTACGCTTAGTCTCACGCATCGGGACGCACGTTCAGGTTTGCACAAACAACAAATTGAACAGCAACTCCGTGAAGCACTCCACAGTTTGCCCGGAGCAAGAATTAAAGTTGGTATGGGTGGTTCAAGTGAAAACTATGTGCTCGTGCTTGCTGGTGAAGACAGTCGGATATTGGAGCAACACGCACTTCAGGTTGAGCGTGAGCTACGTACAATTCTGGGTATTGGCGCAGTAACCTCAACAGCAAGCCTTGTCAGGCCTGAATTGATCATAAAACCAGATTTTTCCCGTGCTGCCGATCTTGGGGTGACCTCATCGGCGATTGCCGATACCCTGCGCGTTGCGACAGTTGGAGATTATGATCAAGATTTGCCAAAACTGAATCTGAGCGAACGTCAGGTTCCCATAGTCGTTCGCCTTAATGATATAGCCCGAGAGGATTTCGAAACATTTAAACGATTGCCTGTGCCGGGTGCTCGCGGCCCGGTTGCGTTAGAAAACGTTGCCACATTGGAAATAGGTAGCGGTCCGGCGGAGATCGCCAGATTTGATCGTATGCGTAATATCAACTTCGAGGTTGAGCTGAATAACCTGCCGTTGGGAGTTGTTGAGCAAGCGGTCACTGAACTGCCAAGCTTGCAAACATTACCACCAGGTATTTCGCAGACGGCTCTCGGCGACGCAGAAATGATGGATGAGTTAGCCACGGGATTTGCCGTAGCAATGTTAACTGGTGTCATATTTATTTATATGGTGCTTGTGTTGTTGCTAAAAGATTTTTTCCAGCCGATTACCATTCTTACTGCTCTTGTTTTGTCTGTGCCCGGTGCTTTTTTGGCTCTTTATCTGACGAGTTCCGATCTGTCGCTACCAGCCATGATTGGTTTGATTATGTTAATGGGAATAGCGACCAAAAACTCGATTTTGTTGGTCGACTACATCACTATCGCCCGCAGTGATCTTCACCAGAACCGCTGGGATGCAGTCATTGATGCCTGTCGCAAACGCGTTAGGCCCATTGTCATGACAACCATTGCCATGGGAGCTGGCATGGTGCCAATAGCACTTGGTATGGGGGGAGATCCCAGCTTCCGTGCACCAATGGCGATTGTCGTGATCGGAGGACTTATAACATCCACTTTTCTAAGCTTGCTAGTCATCCCTGTGGCGTATAGCTATGTGGATGATGTTGTGCAGTGGCTGAAACCTCATCTACATCGGATGCCTCTGTTTAATCGATAA
- the hemF gene encoding oxygen-dependent coproporphyrinogen oxidase: MSDVNAVKHFLLSLQEDICQQLAALDGGADFAKDEWLRAEGGGGCSRVLSGGRIFERAGVNFSHVTGKSLPPSASTHRPDLAGRSFQAMGVSLVIHPLSPYIPTSHANVRLFIAEKPGEEPVWWFGGGFDLTPYYGFKEDAVHWHQTAHDLCQPFGDDVYPRYKKWCDDYFFLKHRNEARGIGGLFFDDLNEPDFATSFAFIRAVGNGFLDGYLPIVERRKDLPWGEREREFQLYRRGRYVEFNLIWDRGTLFGLQSGGRTESILMSMPPLARWEYQHQTEPGSPEALLYQDFLPAKDWLAESHTHNKEA, from the coding sequence ATGTCTGACGTCAATGCGGTAAAACATTTTTTGCTTAGCTTACAGGAAGATATCTGCCAGCAGCTTGCAGCGCTTGATGGCGGAGCCGATTTCGCCAAAGATGAATGGCTGCGTGCCGAAGGCGGCGGCGGGTGCAGTCGCGTGCTGTCCGGCGGACGCATCTTTGAACGCGCGGGCGTAAACTTTTCCCACGTGACCGGCAAATCATTGCCACCTTCAGCCAGCACGCATCGCCCCGATCTGGCGGGCCGCAGTTTTCAGGCAATGGGCGTGTCGCTGGTGATTCATCCGCTTAGCCCTTACATTCCCACCAGCCATGCCAATGTGCGCTTGTTCATCGCCGAGAAACCGGGAGAAGAGCCGGTGTGGTGGTTTGGTGGCGGATTCGATCTCACTCCCTATTACGGTTTCAAAGAGGACGCGGTGCATTGGCATCAGACCGCACACGACCTGTGCCAGCCGTTCGGTGACGATGTGTACCCGCGCTATAAAAAGTGGTGCGACGATTACTTCTTCCTCAAGCACCGTAACGAAGCGCGTGGTATCGGCGGACTCTTTTTCGACGATCTCAATGAGCCAGATTTTGCTACCAGTTTCGCCTTCATCCGTGCCGTCGGTAACGGGTTCCTCGATGGCTATCTGCCCATCGTCGAACGGCGTAAAGATCTGCCGTGGGGAGAACGCGAGCGCGAATTCCAGCTCTATCGCCGTGGTCGCTATGTAGAATTCAACCTGATTTGGGATCGCGGGACGCTGTTTGGCCTGCAAAGCGGTGGACGCACCGAGTCAATTTTGATGTCCATGCCACCGCTAGCACGCTGGGAATACCAGCATCAGACTGAACCGGGTAGCCCGGAAGCCCTGCTGTATCAAGATTTTTTACCAGCTAAAGACTGGCTGGCAGAAAGTCACACGCACAACAAGGAAGCATAA
- a CDS encoding GNAT family acetyltransferase: MEIRIFRQDDFEAVITLWERCDLLRPWNDPEMDIERKLNHDPDLFLVAEVNGEIVGSVMGGYDGHRGSAYYLGVHPDFRGRGIANALISRLEKKLIARGCPKIHLMVREDNDAVIGMYEKLDYEIVDCITLGKRLIEDREY; encoded by the coding sequence ATGGAAATCCGCATATTCAGGCAGGATGACTTTGAAGCCGTGATCACCCTCTGGGAGCGCTGCGATTTGCTGCGCCCGTGGAACGATCCTGAGATGGACATCGAACGTAAGCTCAATCACGATCCCGATCTGTTTCTGGTCGCAGAGGTGAACGGCGAAATCGTGGGATCGGTGATGGGCGGTTACGACGGCCACCGCGGATCGGCATACTATCTGGGCGTGCACCCAGATTTTCGCGGGCGCGGCATTGCGAATGCGTTGATTAGCCGTCTGGAGAAAAAACTGATTGCCCGCGGCTGTCCGAAAATCCACCTGATGGTGCGCGAAGACAACGATGCCGTGATCGGCATGTATGAAAAACTCGACTATGAAATCGTTGACTGCATCACGCTAGGAAAACGCCTGATTGAAGATCGGGAGTATTGA
- a CDS encoding oxidoreductase — protein MAAELKTITVLGAGGKMGMRISANFQKSDYQVFYCENSPRAQEQVVAAGRELSVAEQVIPESDVVILAVPDIALKVVSGLVVPQMKSNAVLLTLDPAAAYANLIAKRDDIDYAVAHPCHPSVFLDRFTPEEHADAFGGVAAPQHVAASYETGSDEQKAELARVVKVMYGPVLDVHWVTVKQLAYLEPTLVETVACMVGTLMKEALDETINTIGVPEAAAKAMLYGHIQIALAVAFRSTNPFSDACMIAIEYGKENIIKPDWKKIFDEKELDLVIAKMLKIDAIQR, from the coding sequence ATGGCTGCTGAATTGAAAACCATTACCGTACTGGGCGCTGGCGGCAAAATGGGCATGCGCATCTCTGCCAATTTCCAGAAAAGTGACTATCAGGTGTTTTACTGCGAGAACTCGCCGCGCGCGCAGGAGCAAGTCGTGGCCGCAGGCAGGGAGCTCTCCGTTGCCGAGCAGGTTATTCCTGAAAGCGATGTCGTGATTTTGGCTGTGCCAGATATTGCGCTGAAGGTGGTCTCCGGGCTGGTTGTTCCGCAGATGAAAAGTAACGCCGTGCTGCTGACGCTGGACCCGGCTGCGGCCTATGCCAATCTTATCGCCAAACGTGATGATATCGATTACGCCGTCGCACACCCGTGTCATCCCTCCGTATTTCTGGATCGCTTCACGCCGGAAGAACATGCTGATGCATTTGGTGGCGTAGCTGCGCCACAGCACGTTGCGGCATCTTATGAAACGGGCAGCGACGAGCAGAAAGCGGAACTGGCTCGTGTAGTGAAAGTGATGTATGGCCCAGTACTTGATGTGCACTGGGTGACGGTAAAACAGCTGGCCTATCTGGAACCAACGCTGGTTGAAACCGTCGCCTGTATGGTTGGCACCTTGATGAAAGAAGCGTTGGATGAAACCATCAACACGATTGGCGTGCCGGAAGCCGCGGCGAAAGCCATGCTGTATGGACACATTCAGATCGCGCTGGCGGTGGCTTTCCGCAGCACCAATCCGTTCTCAGATGCGTGCATGATCGCGATTGAATACGGTAAAGAGAACATCATCAAACCGGATTGGAAGAAGATTTTCGACGAGAAAGAGCTCGATCTGGTGATTGCCAAAATGCTGAAGATTGATGCGATTCAACGGTAA
- the mtr gene encoding tryptophan permease, with translation MATRAVNENTVEKSGTEKRLPSLFGGSMIIAGTIIGAGMFSLPVVMSGAWFFWSLAVLVFTWFCMYHSGLMILEANLNYPTGASFDTLTKDLLGKTWNVINGISIAFVLYILTYAYISASGSIIHHTLAEMSIDFSARVGGFLFALFVALTVWWSTAAVSRMTAFFLAAKVLTFFMTFGSLLWNVKPVVLLNVAEEAPSYLPYVLMTLPFCLASFGFHGNVPSLVKHYGHKPQVIKRCLFIGSALALVMYAIWLIGTMGNIARPDFIGIAERGGNIDVLVQTLGSVLNSPYLDVLLTVFSNFAVACSFLGVTLGLFDYLADLLKFDDSRLGRAKTALVTFLPPIIGGLLYPNGFIYAIGFAGLAATVWAVITPALLALASRRRFGSPLFRVRGGNAMVALVLLFGIGTALIHVLSSLDLLPVYR, from the coding sequence ATGGCAACACGCGCAGTGAACGAAAATACAGTAGAAAAAAGCGGTACAGAAAAGCGTCTTCCTTCGCTGTTTGGCGGGTCGATGATTATTGCAGGAACGATTATTGGTGCCGGGATGTTTTCCCTGCCAGTGGTGATGTCGGGTGCCTGGTTTTTCTGGTCATTGGCCGTGTTGGTGTTTACCTGGTTTTGCATGTATCACTCGGGGTTAATGATACTGGAAGCTAACCTGAATTATCCGACGGGTGCCAGCTTCGATACGCTGACCAAAGATCTGTTAGGTAAGACCTGGAATGTGATTAACGGCATATCGATTGCCTTTGTCCTCTATATTCTGACCTACGCCTATATCTCGGCGAGTGGCTCAATTATCCATCACACGCTTGCTGAGATGTCGATCGATTTCTCCGCCCGCGTCGGCGGTTTCCTGTTTGCGCTGTTTGTCGCGTTGACCGTGTGGTGGAGCACCGCGGCGGTGAGTCGTATGACCGCCTTTTTTCTGGCGGCAAAAGTACTGACCTTTTTCATGACGTTCGGCAGTCTGCTGTGGAACGTTAAGCCGGTTGTTTTACTCAATGTTGCGGAAGAAGCGCCCAGCTATCTTCCGTATGTGCTGATGACGCTGCCATTTTGCCTGGCCTCTTTTGGCTTTCATGGCAACGTTCCCAGTCTGGTGAAGCATTACGGTCATAAGCCACAGGTCATCAAGCGTTGCCTGTTTATTGGCAGCGCTCTGGCGCTGGTGATGTACGCCATCTGGTTGATTGGTACGATGGGGAACATTGCCCGCCCTGATTTTATCGGGATTGCGGAGCGGGGCGGTAATATTGACGTGCTGGTGCAGACGCTGGGTAGCGTGTTGAACAGCCCCTATCTGGACGTGCTGCTCACCGTCTTTTCCAACTTCGCCGTCGCCTGTTCATTTCTTGGGGTAACGCTGGGGCTGTTTGATTATCTGGCGGATTTATTGAAGTTTGACGATAGCCGACTGGGAAGAGCCAAGACAGCGCTGGTGACCTTTCTGCCGCCAATCATCGGCGGTCTGCTCTATCCGAACGGCTTTATTTATGCGATTGGGTTTGCCGGATTGGCAGCCACCGTATGGGCGGTGATTACGCCTGCGTTGTTGGCCCTTGCGTCGCGTCGCCGCTTTGGTAGCCCGCTGTTCCGCGTACGGGGCGGCAATGCGATGGTTGCGCTGGTGCTGCTATTTGGCATTGGCACCGCGCTGATACATGTGCTCTCGAGTCTCGATCTGCTGCCAGTTTATCGCTAA